The following proteins come from a genomic window of Malus sylvestris chromosome 4, drMalSylv7.2, whole genome shotgun sequence:
- the LOC126618829 gene encoding putative disease resistance protein RGA3 — translation MDGLLTFGAKEILKKVASLAAQEFSLLSGFEEEVTRLRDSLYITEAMLRDAEQSQVRSEAVELWVKKLEDIAHDADDVLDDYEYEVLRRKVELRNQMKKKVLNFLSHHNPIAFRHQMTHKIKKTNASLEDLNKMAASIGLVARSADPASFRDIGLLDSRETVSCFVQDEMFIVGRDEVASEIVTTLINSSNTQEISSLSVMAIVGMGGLGKTTLAKKVYHDSEIGRHFNKKIWICVSTNFEVKAVLSMILEHLKPKKTGMQGKDAILKNLQEDLNGKRYLLVLDDVWNEDSHQWTDFMSCLLSVKDTQGSKILITTRSITVASIVQTFPRCDLEKLSDDECWLILRDKAFLDDSAPLTEDQERMAREIAKKCAGVPLVAKVLGNMMRCKKSDGWQSILNNRMWDLQEGDYRILSVLKLSFDELKIPSLKRCFAYCSMFTKDFKIEKDDLIQVWMAHGLLQCPSPNQSNLEMEDIGNEYFNILLESSFFQDVTVDTYTATTITHCKMHDLVHDLAEYVSKSKSKESNEFRHVSQISTSMLQGISKGGVHKLRSISWNGEVHCDILSRFKGLRVLKLCEAFIKELPISIGELKHLRYLDVSRTRMRTLPQCIGKLYNLQTLRMFRLKVKFPKELLKLINLRHFYFDRDDEIYPVGVGQLTNLRSLSFFIVGKERGRGIEELAGLKQLKGRLSIHNLELVRDGEEARKAKLVDKTGIRRLVFVWDRSRININDLDVLEGLQPPNTKLEFLEIRNFMGDKFASWMMGSPFPSLKILAIIGANSLIEWMEAPENIVLFPCLEELRLHNCNQLRSAPSHFPSLKRLVIYSMASGMPISNISSNLTTLTSLEIKNIKGLDYLPEGMLKNNKNLACLKIYNCWDMSSVTMDDVFGCCTSLKSVIIFDCHKLRCLPDGLQTLVSLETLYVRGCSSLELIPDMHSLASLCELSIDGCPQLSSLPNGLEYCTSLQMLKIRDCSKITSIPITQGLASLCILDIHNCPELSSLPSGLEHCTSLQDLTISSCKKLTSTGIHSLPPSLHSLAIYDCTSLEFILTLQGCRSLRKLEIGGCDGGTSQLVTELEYCTSLHSLSIRGCESLAHFPDGLQLSSSLEILSINRCPNLETIPSLENLTCLKKFEIGGFWKELDSFPSFQVLPQLERLSLWGWRKLKSLPEQVQHFTSVAHLDICEFEGMEALPEWLGNLASLVSLHIWECRNLMYLPTVEAMKRLTKLEHVSFSDCPLLKEKCKKDSGPEWSKISHIPEIEVDGIRLQNLPTSLNEY, via the exons ATGGACGGACTTCTTACTTTTGGTGCCAAGGAAATACTGAAGAAAGTGGCTTCACTTGCCGCTCAAGAATTCAGTCTTCTCTCGGGATTCGAAGAGGAAGTCACAAGGCTGCGTGATTCATTGTACATCACTGAAGCTATGTTACGAGATGCCGAACAATCACAAGTTCGGAGCGAAGCGGTGGAACTTTGGGTGAAGAAGCTTGAAGACATAGCTCATGATGCAGATGATGTGTTGGATGACTACGAATATGAAGTTCTCCGGCGCAAGGTGGAACTGCGAAACCAAATGAAGAAAAAGGTACTGAACTTCCTTTCACACCACAATCCCATTGCATTTCGTCACCAAATGACACATAAGATTAAGAAGACGAACGCATCTTTGGAGGATTTGAATAAGATGGCAGCTAGTATTGGACTAGTTGCTAGGTCCGCAGATCCAGCGTCCTTTCGTGATATTGGATTACTTGACAGTAGGGAGACCGTTTCTTGCTTTGTTCAAGATGAAATGTTCATAGTGGGAAGGGACGAAGTTGCATCAGAGATAGTTACAACCTTGATCAACTCAAGCAATACACAAGAGATCAGTTCTCTTTCGGTTATGGCCATTGTGGGCATGGGAGGCTTGGGAAAAACAACATTGGCTAAAAAGGTTTATCATGATTCCGAGATAGGCAGacacttcaataaaaaaatatggataTGTGTATCTACCAATTTTGAAGTCAAGGCGGTTTTAAGTATGATTTTGGAACATCTTAAACCAAAAAAGACCGGGATGCAAGGTAAGGATGCAATACTAAAAAATCTTCAAGAAGATTTGAATGGGAAAAGATATTTGCTTGTACTGGATGATGTCTGGAATGAAGATTCCCATCAATGGACGGATTTTATGAGTTGTTTGTTAAGTGTTAAAGATACTCAAGGAAGCAAAATCCTTATCACTACCCGAAGTATTACTGTTGCTTCAATTGTGCAAACATTTCCTCGGTGCGATTTGGAAAAACTATCAGATGATGAATGTTGGCTCATATTAAGGGATAAAGCATTTCTAGATGATAGTGCTCCTTTAACTGAAGATCAAGAGAGAATGGCAAGGGAGATCGCCAAAAAATGTGCAGGTGTTCCATTAGTGGCAAAG GTTTTAGGAAATATGATGCGATGCAAAAAGAGTGATGGATGGCAATCAATTCTAAACAACAGAATGTGGGATTTACAAGAAGGAGATTATAGAATTTTGTCGGTTTTGAAGTTGAGTTTTGATGAATTGAAAATTCCATCTTTAAAACGGTGTTTTGCATATTGCTCAATGTTCACCAAagatttcaaaattgaaaaggatGATTTGATCCAAGTATGGATGGCTCATGGGTTACTTCAGTGCCCTTCTCCCAACCAAAGTAATCTAGAGATGGAGGATATTGGAaatgaatattttaatattcTCTTGGAGAGCTCTTTTTTTCAAGATGTTACAGTGGATACGTATACTGCTACTACTATTACTCATTGCAAGATGCACGATCTTGTGCATGATCTTGCAGAATATGTATCAAAATCAAAGAGCAAAGAATCCAATGAGTTTCGACATGTGTCGCAAATTTCTACCTCAATGTTACAAGGAATATCAAAAGGAGGTGTACATAAATTGCGCTCAATTTCTTGGAATGGTGAAGTTCATTGTGACATCTTATCAAGATTTAAAGGCTTACGTGTGTTAAAATTATGCGAGGCTTTTATCAAGGAGTTACCAATTTCAATTGGGGAGTTGAAACACTTGAGGTATCTAGATGTTTCGAGAACAAGGATGAGGACGCTCCCCCAATGTATTGGCAAGCTTTATAATCTACAGACATTGAGGATGTTCAGACTCAAAGTTAAGTTCCCAAAGGAGCTGCTTAAATTGATCAATCTGAGACATTTTTATTTTGATCGAGATGATGAGATATATCCAGTTGGGGTTGGGCAATTGACTAATCTCCGATCATTATCTTTTTTCATTGTGGGTAAGGAGAGAGGTCGTGGAATAGAGGAACTGGCTGGCTTAAAGCAATTGAAAGGCCGATTATCCATTCATAATCTCGAGCTTGTGAGAGATGGAGAAGAAGCAAGGAAGGCAAAATTAGTGGACAAGACAGGCATTCGCAGATTAGTCTTTGTGTGGGACAGGTCACGGATCAATATTAACGACCTCGATGTACTAGAAGGCCTTCAACCACCGAACACTAAACTGGAATTTTTAGAGATTCGCAACTTCATGGGTGACAAATTTGCATCGTGGATGATGGGAAGTCCCTTTCcttcattaaaaatattagCTATCATTGGTGCCAACAGTctaattgaatggatggaagcaCCAGAAAACATTGTGCTCTTTCCATGCCTCGAGGAGCTGCGTCTGCACAATTGCAATCAATTGAGAAGTGCTCCTAGTCATTTTCCATCTCTTAAAAGGTTAGTCATATATTCTATGGCTAGCGGCATGCCAATATCCAATATAAGCAGCAACCTGACCACTCTGACCTCTTTGGAAATAAAGAATATAAAGGGACTTGATTATCTGCCAGAAGGGATGTTAAAAAACAACAAGAATCTTGCATGTTTGAAGATTTACAATTGTTGGGACATGAGTTCTGTTACCATGGATGATGTATTTGGGTGCTGCACTTCTCTTAAGTCCGTGATTATTTTTGACTGTCATAAACTTAGGTGTCTGCCGGATGGGTTGCAAACTCTTGTTTCTCTTGAGACGTTGTATGTGCGGGGTTGCAGTAGTCTAGAGCTCATTCCAGATATGCACAGCTTGGCTTCTCTCTGTGAATTATCCATTGATGGCTGTCCTCAGTTATCCAGTCTACCTAATGGACTTGAATACTGCACTTCtcttcaaatgttgaaaataaGAGACTGCTCCAAAATAACATCCATTCCAATCACACAGGGCCTCGCTTCTCTCTGTATATTAGATATTCACAATTGCCCTGAATTATCAAGCTTGCCGAGTGGGTTAGAACATTGTACCTCTCTTCAGGACTTGACTATATCTTCTTGCAAAAAGCTGACATCTACTGGGATTCACAGCCTCCCACCCTCCCTCCACTCTCTGGCGATATATGACTGCACGAGTCTAGAGTTCATTCTAACTTTACAGGGCTGCCGGTCCCTCCGAAAATTAGAAATTGGTGGTTGTGATGGAGGGACAAGCCAACTGGTAACTGAGCTGGAATACTGTACCTCTCTTCATTCACTGTCTATCAGAGGTTGTGAAAGTCTGGCCCATTTTCCAGATGGGCTACAACTGTCTTCTTCTCTTGAGATACTCAGTATAAACAGGTGCCCAAATCTAGAAACTATTCCGAGTTTAGAAAACCTCACCTGCTTGAAGAAATTCGAAATTGGTGGATTTTGGAAGGAGCTCGATTCATTCCCTTCTTTTCAGGTTCTGCCACAACTTGAAAGGTTAAGCTTGTGGGGTTGGCGTAAGCTCAAGTCTCTTCCTGAACAAGTTCAACACTTCACTTCTGTAGCACATTTGGATATATGCGAGTTTGAAGGAATGGAGGCTCTTCCAGAGTGGTTGGGGAACCTTGCATCTCTTGTGTCCCTACATATATGGGAGTGCAGGAATCTGATGTATCTACCTACGGTTGAAGCTATGAAACGCCTCACCAAATTAGAACACGTATCATTTTCTGATTGTCCTCTTCTAAAAGAGAAGTGCAAAAAGGACAGCGGCCCAGAATGGTCCAAAATTTCACATATTCCAGAGATTGAAG TTGACGGGATCCGACTTCAGAATCTTCCAACATCTCTAAATGAGTACTAA
- the LOC126618840 gene encoding adenylate kinase 1, chloroplastic-like — protein MAALTRLSKPSFSSVYRISRCLYSGAAPETTSHGASPYSPRLGPTSNLAVKDPKDRSVQWVFLGSPGVGKGTYASRLSNLLGVPHIATGDLVREELASSGPLSQELSEIVNRGKLVSDEIIINLLSKRLEAGGAKGELGFILDGFPRTIRQAEILEGVTEVDLVLNLRLREDVLLEKCLGRRTCSQCGGNFNVASINVTGSNGHPAISMAPLLPPAHCMSKLVTRADDTEEVIKHRIHVYNEKSRPVEEFYRSRGKLLEFDLPGGIPESWPKLLEVLNLDDYKEKQSAAA, from the exons ATGGCGGCCCTAACCCGCCTATCAAAACCCTCCTTCTCCTCCGTCTACCGCATAAGCCGGTGCCTGTACTCAGGCGCCGCCCCTGAGACCACCTCTCACGGCGCCTCGCCTTACAGCCCGCGCTTGGGGCCCACGTCCAATCTCGCCGTCAAGGATCCCAAGGACCGCAGCGTGCAGTGGGTCTTCCTGGGCTCGCCGGGCGTCGGAAAAGGCACATACGCCAGCCGGCTCTCGAATCTCCTCGGCGTTCCTCACATCGCCACCGGAGATCTCGTCCGCGAAGAGCTCGCTTCATCCGGCCCCCTCTCTCAAGAG TTATCAGAGATCGTGAACCGGGGGAAGTTGGTGTCTGATGAGATCATAATAAACTTGTTGTCGAAGAGATTGGAGGCTGGGGGAGCTAAAGGGGAACTGGGTTTTATTCTCGATGGTTTTCCTCGAACGATTAGACAAGCT gaaatattggaaGGGGTGACGGAGGTTGACTTGGTGCTCAATCTGAGGCTCCGGGAAGATGTGCTGCTCGAGAAATGCCTTGGGAGGAGAACTTGTAGTCAGTGCGGTGGAAATTTTAATGTGGCATCCATTAATGTCACGGGTTCAAATGGTCATCCTGCAATTAGCATGGCTCCGCTTCTTCCCCCTGCACATTGTATGTCAAAGCTTGTTACTCGAGCAGATGACACTGAAGAAGTGATTAAACATCGGATTCACGTGTACAATGAGAAG AGTCGGCCTGTAGAGGAGTTTTACCGTAGTCGGGGGAAACTGTTGGAGTTTGATTTGCCAGGAGGGATCCCGGAGTCTTGGCCCAAGTTGCTTGAAGTTCTTAATCTTGATGATTACAAGGAGAAGCAGTCTGCTGCTGCATAA